The proteins below come from a single Necator americanus strain Aroian chromosome V, whole genome shotgun sequence genomic window:
- a CDS encoding hypothetical protein (NECATOR_CHRV.G19816.T1): protein MFANGPDQQFYQGPAPPPPPPQQQQSTQSQQQHQSVIVRQPDLPDEPDEASYAASASYYGLASPAVVPNAYPTYPIPFLFGDWNQLGMFTQPSPADSSCSSTLAPPLTSPIGNPAIGNRLNPLAPPGFGYPRGPLQYDLNPQYMGGARKTGGRRPKEFEMGPEIEDQEELDKKLKRRQRNKEAAARCRQRRLDLMTNLQEQVDKFKAENEKKELEIRAMKSQMAQMESFLRSHDCKMSVEERETLLNMPAIRTTMPPMMNGINTNPHPISDYRPNIEVNRKRVLPAPQLPAHSDANFLEPDIKCPKIEKDVSLADLNGDTIARPNHINFEGIGLGNNHVPLSTPSNITYTGSVPYTTPNNYTPGFPGLNNDFLNDSTGLTPCTQQNPIFVSTPTPLQTSEADLRAL from the exons ATGTTTGCCAACGGCCCCGATCAGCAGTTCTACCAGGGCCCagcaccaccaccgccaccaccacaaCAGCAGCAGTCTACGCAATCTCAGCAGCAGCACCAGAGTGTGATCGTGCGCCAGCCAGATCTCCCTGATGAACCAGACGAGGCTAGCTACGCGGCTTCGGCCTCCTACTACGGCCTCGCGTCTCCTGCGGTAGTGCCGAATGCCTATCCGACCTATCCTATTCCCTTTCTATTTGGGGATTGGAATCAACTAGGAATG ttCACGCAGCCTTCACCAGCGGACTCCAGCTGTTCTTCGACGCTTGCACCACCGCTTACATCGCCGATTGGGAATCCTGCGATAG GCAATCGTCTAAACCCGCTCGCTCCGCCCGGATTTGGATACCCGCGAGGGCCGCTGCAGTACGACTTGAACCCGCAGTACATGGGAGGAGCGAGGAAGACCGGTGGACGACGACCCAAGGAATTCGAAATGGGACcg GAGATCGAAGATCAAGAGGAACTAGACAAGAAGCTCAAGAGACGCCAAAGGAACAAGGAAGCCGCGGCGCGATGTCGCCAACGACGTCTGGATTTGATGACGAATCTTCAAGAG CAAGTGGATAAGTTCAAAGcagagaatgagaaaaaagagttgGAAATTAGAGCGATGAAATCTCAG ATGGCGCAGATGGAGAGCTTTTTGCGCTCGCACGATTGCAAAATGAGTGTTGAAGAGAGGGAAACGCTGTTAAACATGCCGGCCATTAGAACAACCATGCCGCCTATGATGAACGGCATCA ATACCAATCCACATCCTATTTCCGACTACCGACCGAACATCGAAGTGAACCGGAAACGAGTTTTGCCGGCTCCACAGCTGCCCGCCCATTCCGATGCCAACTTCCTTGAGCCCGACATTAAG TGTCCCAAGATAGAAAAAGACGTATCCCTGGCAGACCTTAATGGTGACACGATAGCTCGTCCAAACCATATCAACTTCGAAGGCATCGGTCTTGGCAATAATCATGTGCCTCTATCAACGCCGTCAAACATCACCTACACCGGTAGCGTCCCGTACACGACACCAAACAACTATACACCGGGATTCCCAGGAT TGAATAATGATTTCCTGAACGACAGTACTGGGCTGACGCCGTGCACGCAGCAGAATCCAATCTTCGTCAGCACACCCACACCACTCCAGACATCGGAGGCGGATTTACGGGCGTTGTga
- a CDS encoding hypothetical protein (NECATOR_CHRV.G19816.T2), giving the protein MFANGPDQQFYQGPAPPPPPPQQQQSTQSQQQHQSVIVRQPDLPDEPDEASYAASASYYGLASPAVVPNAYPTYPIPFLFGDWNQLGMVGICTSTICFSSSIIHVSAYC; this is encoded by the coding sequence ATGTTTGCCAACGGCCCCGATCAGCAGTTCTACCAGGGCCCagcaccaccaccgccaccaccacaaCAGCAGCAGTCTACGCAATCTCAGCAGCAGCACCAGAGTGTGATCGTGCGCCAGCCAGATCTCCCTGATGAACCAGACGAGGCTAGCTACGCGGCTTCGGCCTCCTACTACGGCCTCGCGTCTCCTGCGGTAGTGCCGAATGCCTATCCGACCTATCCTATTCCCTTTCTATTTGGGGATTGGAATCAACTAGGAATGGTAGGCATTTGTACGTCTACTATATGTTTCTCATCTTCTATAATCCATGTTTCCGCCTACTGCTGA
- a CDS encoding hypothetical protein (NECATOR_CHRV.G19816.T3) has translation MKGLTLCSSLEKSLFCVNIEGLLSDDRGSFAEFTQPSPADSSCSSTLAPPLTSPIGNPAIGNRLNPLAPPGFGYPRGPLQYDLNPQYMGGARKTGGRRPKEFEMGPEIEDQEELDKKLKRRQRNKEAAARCRQRRLDLMTNLQEQVDKFKAENEKKELEIRAMKSQMAQMESFLRSHDCKMSVEERETLLNMPAIRTTMPPMMNGINTNPHPISDYRPNIEVNRKRVLPAPQLPAHSDANFLEPDIKCPKIEKDVSLADLNGDTIARPNHINFEGIGLGNNHVPLSTPSNITYTGSVPYTTPNNYTPGFPGLNNDFLNDSTGLTPCTQQNPIFVSTPTPLQTSEADLRAL, from the exons ttCACGCAGCCTTCACCAGCGGACTCCAGCTGTTCTTCGACGCTTGCACCACCGCTTACATCGCCGATTGGGAATCCTGCGATAG GCAATCGTCTAAACCCGCTCGCTCCGCCCGGATTTGGATACCCGCGAGGGCCGCTGCAGTACGACTTGAACCCGCAGTACATGGGAGGAGCGAGGAAGACCGGTGGACGACGACCCAAGGAATTCGAAATGGGACcg GAGATCGAAGATCAAGAGGAACTAGACAAGAAGCTCAAGAGACGCCAAAGGAACAAGGAAGCCGCGGCGCGATGTCGCCAACGACGTCTGGATTTGATGACGAATCTTCAAGAG CAAGTGGATAAGTTCAAAGcagagaatgagaaaaaagagttgGAAATTAGAGCGATGAAATCTCAG ATGGCGCAGATGGAGAGCTTTTTGCGCTCGCACGATTGCAAAATGAGTGTTGAAGAGAGGGAAACGCTGTTAAACATGCCGGCCATTAGAACAACCATGCCGCCTATGATGAACGGCATCA ATACCAATCCACATCCTATTTCCGACTACCGACCGAACATCGAAGTGAACCGGAAACGAGTTTTGCCGGCTCCACAGCTGCCCGCCCATTCCGATGCCAACTTCCTTGAGCCCGACATTAAG TGTCCCAAGATAGAAAAAGACGTATCCCTGGCAGACCTTAATGGTGACACGATAGCTCGTCCAAACCATATCAACTTCGAAGGCATCGGTCTTGGCAATAATCATGTGCCTCTATCAACGCCGTCAAACATCACCTACACCGGTAGCGTCCCGTACACGACACCAAACAACTATACACCGGGATTCCCAGGAT TGAATAATGATTTCCTGAACGACAGTACTGGGCTGACGCCGTGCACGCAGCAGAATCCAATCTTCGTCAGCACACCCACACCACTCCAGACATCGGAGGCGGATTTACGGGCGTTGTga
- a CDS encoding hypothetical protein (NECATOR_CHRV.G19817.T1), with product MLIEICIRNTRAFLWIYYYSRKAINIREIGFAKLHFYCKRMCLRTTVAKCHQWHANAAFLIVPEKGRGVALLRFYAVKAVLYVASY from the coding sequence ATGTTAATTGAAATTTGTATCCGTAACACACGTGCATTTCTATGGATATATTATTACTCTCGAAAAGCAATAAATATTCGGGAAATCGGCTTCGCTAAGTTGCATTTCTACTGCAAACGCATGTGTCTGCGTACTACTGTAGCAAAGTGTCACCAATGGCATGCGAACGCCGCTTTTCTAATCGTCCCCGAAAAGGGGCGGGGCGTCGCGTTGCTGCGTTTTTATGCAGTGAAGGCGGTATTGTATGTTGCAAGTTACTGA
- a CDS encoding hypothetical protein (NECATOR_CHRV.G19818.T2), which translates to MFVKEVIAIKDHIIGAEGWVNPAHRRRWIGMGTVVLLRSGLQHLENIEKKLVEKLEEIGPQNVAEVVFTVGRSTQGLYLRIEFLQPNSQISDSSKVETTKTREIGVSCVGEYAEVDLIPITLEISFKAQGDKCDASVQTGTPLQF; encoded by the exons ATGTTCGTGAAGGAGGTGATTGCCATCAAAGATCATATCATCGGTGCTGAAGG atgggtAAATCCAG CACACAGAAGGAGGTGGATAGGAATGGGCACTGTAGTTCTCCTGCGATCTGGTCTGCAACACCTCGAGAAC ATCGAGAAGAAACTTGTGGAGAAATTGGAAGAGATCGGACCACAAAACGTTGCAGAAGTGGTGTTTACCGTAGGAAGGTCTACACAAGGGCTCTATCTTCGTATAGAATTTCTTCAACCTAATTCTCAAATAAGCGATTCCTCTAAGGTTGAAACAACCAAAACAAGGGAGATTGGTGTCTCG TGCGTCGGAGAATACGCGGAAGTGGATTTGATTCCAATTACattggaaatttcatttaaagcACAAGGCGACAAGTGCGATGCCAGTGTACAGACAGGAACACCGCTACAATTTTAa
- a CDS encoding hypothetical protein (NECATOR_CHRV.G19818.T1), with protein MGKSSTQKEVDRNGHCSSPAIWSATPRERRSAQIEKKLVEKLEEIGPQNVAEVVFTVGRSTQGLYLRIEFLQPNSQISDSSKVETTKTREIGVSCVGEYAEVDLIPITLEISFKAQGDKCDASVQTGTPLQF; from the exons atgggtAAATCCAG CACACAGAAGGAGGTGGATAGGAATGGGCACTGTAGTTCTCCTGCGATCTGGTCTGCAACACCTCGAGAACGTAGGTCCGCTCAG ATCGAGAAGAAACTTGTGGAGAAATTGGAAGAGATCGGACCACAAAACGTTGCAGAAGTGGTGTTTACCGTAGGAAGGTCTACACAAGGGCTCTATCTTCGTATAGAATTTCTTCAACCTAATTCTCAAATAAGCGATTCCTCTAAGGTTGAAACAACCAAAACAAGGGAGATTGGTGTCTCG TGCGTCGGAGAATACGCGGAAGTGGATTTGATTCCAATTACattggaaatttcatttaaagcACAAGGCGACAAGTGCGATGCCAGTGTACAGACAGGAACACCGCTACAATTTTAa
- a CDS encoding hypothetical protein (NECATOR_CHRV.G19819.T1), which produces MLVALTMTQDWWDEIIQIPAYNANGHSIQLEENFLEKRIADELQILNRNLHEVSMADQLEQESLEEQIVSLLRTVMQTLQHR; this is translated from the coding sequence ATGCTAGTGGCTCTCACCATGACGCAGGACTGGTGGGACGAGATAATCCAAATACCAGCATACAATGCCAACGGACACTCCATACAATTGGAGGAAAACTTCCTAGAGAAACGCATCGCAGACGAACTACAAATCCTCAATCGGAACCTTCACGAGGTCAGCATGGCCGATCAGCTCGAGCAGGAGTCGTTGGAAGAACAGATAGTGTCGCTCCTAAGGACAGTGATGCAGACCCTTCAGCACCGATGA
- a CDS encoding hypothetical protein (NECATOR_CHRV.G19820.T1), which yields MPGNGIADMESQTETLAEDAKCQTFPIEQCDQSMQVEPRMQESREVQAGRKLREKGADATHHEATSYPDHQGIGRGYRHPKSAGQTTEQQRRQASLKQESTRPH from the coding sequence ATGCCAGGCAACGGCATTGCCGACATGGAATCTCAGACAGAAACTCTTGCCGAAGACGCCAAATGCCAAACTTTCCCAATCGAGCAATGCGATCAATCAATGCAGGTCGAGCCGAGAATGCAAGAGAGCCGGGAGGTGCAAGCGGGTAGGAAGCTTAGGGAAAAAGGAGCAGACGCAACCCACCACGAGGCAACATCCTACccagaccaccaaggaatcgGGAGGGGATACCGACATCCAAAATCAGCAGGACAAACCACCGAGCAGCAGAGAAGGCAAGCATCGCTTAAGCAGGAATCAACCCGCCCAcattga
- a CDS encoding hypothetical protein (NECATOR_CHRV.G19821.T1) gives MNDEDVLERMDEAGGTRVKLKTNETSEDVVIEQIGQEAQQARAQMATYRMEPARRNADRVEPARAQRRVPPEAPGRDTAREREQRRRRLRAELRNAQQERDDLRFMLQELEKLPTCPERRCSRMDVRPSEQGIIRCVLRRSPTAL, from the coding sequence ATGAACGACGAGGACGTCCTAGAGAGGATGGATGAAGCCGGCGGGACGAGAGTGAAGCTGAAGACGAACGAGACGAGTGAGGACGTGGTCATAGAGCAGATAGGACAGGAAGCACAGCAAGCCCGAGCACAAATGGCCACGTACAGAATGGAACCAGCAAGAAGAAACGCCGACCGAGTGGAACCCGCGAGAGCACAACGTCGTGTACCTCCGGAAGCGCCCGGCAGGGATACAGCCAGAGAACGAGAGCAACGACGTCGGCGACTCAGAGCGGAATTGCGAAACGCACAGCAGGAACGGGATGACCTCCGTTTCATGCTACAGGAGCTGGAAAAACTGCCCACATGCCCGGAACGCCGGTGCAGCCGCATGGACGTACGACCATCCGAGCAAGGAATCATACGCTGTGTCCTGCGACGTAGTCCAACAGCACTATAG
- a CDS encoding hypothetical protein (NECATOR_CHRV.G19822.T1), which produces MSEVPQGELQRGHKMPKEKRVMLLLSRMFPSRSCMSHAGTNERSPGPGGRIAPERRGRMNKISRRRRKLERFESPRDRTSHDVLEDFKGRSVL; this is translated from the coding sequence ATGTCTGAAGTGCCTCAAGGAGAACTGCAGAGAGGGCATAAAATGCCCAAGGAGAAGCGCGTCATGCTTCTACTGTCACGAATGTTCCCATCACGCAGCTGTATGTCCCATGCCGGAACAAACGAGAGAAGTCCCGGACCGGGTGGAAGGATTGCACCAGAGCGTAGAGGAAGAATGAACAAAATCAGTCGACGCCGACGGAAACTGGAGCGATTCGAATCTCCACGAGATAGAACTTCTCATGACGTCCTTGAAGATTTCAAAGGACGCAGCGTCCTTTAA